Within the Achromobacter spanius genome, the region AGATGGCGTTGTCTCTGTAGGATGGATGAAGCGCGCACCGGTCTAACTGTTCCACGACGCCCGGTTTCGCGCGCAACCCATCACCACAACCCCCATCACCCCCACAACCCCATTCACCTCAAAACTGAATCGACAACCCCCCGTCCACTACCAACACGTGCCCGTTCACATACGACGCCGCCGGTGACGCCAGAAACACCGCCGCCCCGGCGATCTCCTCGGGCTCACCCCACCGCCCCGTCGGATTGCGCGCCGCAATACGAGGACCGAAATTCGGGTCCGCCACCATGGCCGCGTTCGTCTCTGTTGCGAACGTACCCGGCGCGATGGCGTTGCTGGTGATGTGGTGGCCGCCGAACTCCGCCGCCAATGCCCGCACCATGCCCGTCAGGCCCTGTTTGGCGGCGGGATAGACGGCGTCACCCGCGCGCGCCAGTTCGCCCACCACTGACGTGATGGCGATCAACCGGCCGCCGCCCTGGCGCATCATGCGCTCGGCGGCGAACTTCGCCAACAGCATGCCGGCCACCAGATCCGTATCGATCAATTCGCGGATCTCGGCGGGGCTGGTGTTGCGCAGCGTCTTGCGGTTGCGCGCGCCTACGTTGTTCACCAACACGTCCAGCCGGCCATGTTCGTCGTCAATACGCTGGAACGCGCGTTCCATGTCGGCGTCGTCGCTGACATCGAACGGCAAGGCATGCGCGTCCAAACCAGCGTCGGCCAGCTCGGCCACGGCCGCGTCCACGGACCCGGCGTTGCGGCCGTTGATCAGGA harbors:
- a CDS encoding SDR family oxidoreductase, which produces MTTLPYLRNFDLTGQVALVTGSARGLGFCIARALAGCGARVLINGRNAGSVDAAVAELADAGLDAHALPFDVSDDADMERAFQRIDDEHGRLDVLVNNVGARNRKTLRNTSPAEIRELIDTDLVAGMLLAKFAAERMMRQGGGRLIAITSVVGELARAGDAVYPAAKQGLTGMVRALAAEFGGHHITSNAIAPGTFATETNAAMVADPNFGPRIAARNPTGRWGEPEEIAGAAVFLASPAASYVNGHVLVVDGGLSIQF